The proteins below come from a single Gossypium raimondii isolate GPD5lz chromosome 2, ASM2569854v1, whole genome shotgun sequence genomic window:
- the LOC105789057 gene encoding CBL-interacting serine/threonine-protein kinase 10: MENKPSVLTQRYEIGRLLGQGTFAKVYYARCIQNNMSVAIKVIDKDKVMRVGMINQIKREISVMRIARHPNIVQLYEVMATKSKIFFIMEYCKGGELFNKVANGRLKVDVARKYFIQLINAVDFCHSRGVFHRDIKPENILLDENENLKVSDFGLSALAESKRQDGLLHTTCGTPAYVAPEVINRKGYDGVAADVWSCGVVLYVLLAGYLPFHDSNLMELYRKIGKAEFRFPSWFPLEARRLVCKMLDPNPTSRISMSKIRGSAWFKKGLNVEQKKLEKENEQASPNMGPSAPCGNSNDSAETKQESVQLPSLNAFDLICGFDLSGLFDGVSEKRETRFSSRQPASVIISKLEEAARHLRLKVKKKDAGVLKMERLKEGRKGILSIDAEIFEVTQTFHLVEIKKSNGDTLEYQQILKEEMRPALQDIVWVWQGDQQQQELQYEELQQLQYEEQQQLHQQQNDSSSTSSSSFDKYSN; the protein is encoded by the coding sequence ATGGAAAATAAACCAAGTGTATTAACACAAAGGTATGAAATTGGTCGGTTACTTGGCCAAGGTACCTTTGCAAAAGTATATTATGCAAGGTGTATACAAAACAACATGAGTGTGGCCATTAAAGTGATAGACAAAGACAAGGTCATGAGGGTTGGTATGATTAATCAGATCAAGCGAGAGATTTCAGTGATGAGAATTGCTAGGCATCCTAATATCGTGCAGCTTTATGAGGTAATGGCCACCAAAAGTAAGATTTTCTTTATTATGGAATACTGCAAAGGTGGAGAGCTCTTTAACAAAGTTGCTAATGGAAGACTAAAGGTTGATGTTGCAAGAAAGTATTTTATTCAGCTGATCAATGCAGTGGATTTTTGCCATAGTAGGGGTGTTTTTCACCGCGATATAAAGCCCGAGAACATTCTGTTGGATGAGAATGAGAATCTAAAGGTCTCTGACTTTGGGTTAAGTGCGCTAGCAGAATCAAAGCGCCAAGATGGCCTGCTTCATACTACTTGCGGTACTCCTGCATATGTTGCTCCTGAAGTGATCAACAGAAAAGGTTACGATGGAGTAGCAGCTGATGTTTGGTCTTGTGGAGTGGTGTTATACGTGTTATTGGCAGGTTATCTCCCATTTCATGATTCAAACTTGATGGAGTTGTATAGGAAAATTGGCAAAGCGGAGTTCAGATTTCCTAGCTGGTTCCCTTTAGAAGCACGCAGGCTAGTGTGTAAGATGTTGGATCCAAACCCCACTTCTAGGATTTCAATGTCTAAGATCAGGGGAAGTGCTTGGTTTAAAAAAGGATTGAATGTCGAACAGAAAAAAttggaaaaggaaaatgagCAAGCTTCTCCGAACATGGGTCCCTCCGCCCCTTGTGGGAATAGCAATGACAGTGCTGAGACTAAACAAGAATCAGTTCAACTTCCAAGTCTAAATGCTTTTGATCTAATCTGTGGATTTGATCTGTCAGGATTGTTTGACGGAGTTTCTGAAAAGAGAGAAACGAGGTTTTCGTCCAGACAACCTGCCTCAGTCATCATCTCTAAGCTGGAAGAAGCTGCTAGACATTTGAGACTTAAGGTGAAAAAGAAGGATGCAGGTGTGCTGAAAATGGAAAGGCTAAAGGAGGGTAGAAAGGGGATCCTATCGATTGATGCGGAGATTTTTGAAGTGACTCAGACTTTTCATCTGGTGGAGATTAAGAAATCTAATGGAGACACTTTGGAATATCAGCAGATACTAAAAGAGGAAATGAGACCTGCTCTCCAAGATATTGTTTGGGTTTGGCAAGGTGATCAACAACAGCAGGAGCTGCAATATGAGGAACTGCAGCAGCTGCAATATGAGGAACAGCAGCAGCTGCATCAGCAACAGAATGATTCTAGCTCTACTTCCAGCAGCAGCTTTGACAAGTATTCAAACTGA
- the LOC105789058 gene encoding uncharacterized protein LOC105789058, producing MCPLRLILIFLSATLAGFFLLRNIKSHPQTNDDDRTRSNNNNSHSAFSKVWAAIESGFWASLDMASGRYLWRHLVSFNSKPSS from the exons atgtgtCCGCTGAGGCTGATCCTCATATTCCTGTCGGCAACACTCGCCGGATTTTTCCTCCTTAGAAACATCAAATCCCACCCCCAAACCAACGACGACGATCGTACCCGCTCCAACAACAATAACTCCCACTCTGCTTTCTCCAAG GTTTGGGCAGCTATAGAATCAGGATTCTGGGCATCTCTTGACATGGCAAGTGGTCGTTACTTGTGGAGGCATCTGGTTTCCTTTAACTCCAAGCCTTCCTCTTGa